From a single Labrenzia sp. PHM005 genomic region:
- a CDS encoding VWA domain-containing protein, whose translation MTAIRSRITDNIVYFARTLRKAGVPVGPASVVDAVQAVEVSGITNRDDLYWTLHAVFVRKREHRILFDEAFRIYWQSRGLIEKMLAILSPVAPPRGAPEKPKAGQTRVAQAFQANKERVSEETRPEIEVDAKFTVSGKELLQSKDFAQMTAEEIVEAKKALAGMALSMDKIRLRRLVPAHNGKVDPRRTLRASMRAGGDIIDLKFRQPAEKRPPLVAVCDISGSMSQYSRLLLHFLHAMTAERRDVHTFLFGTRLSNVTRQLRMKDPDEALEACSEGVEDWSGGTRIASALHDFNRHWSRRVLSGKPTVLLITDGLERDSDEDLAREMDRLHRSCRRLIWLNPLLRFEGFQAKAKGIRAMLPHVDEFRAVHSLDAVADLVSALSGKQSDQAASNPRAWLKK comes from the coding sequence ATGACCGCGATCCGATCCCGAATCACAGACAACATCGTCTATTTCGCACGCACGCTGCGAAAGGCTGGTGTGCCGGTTGGCCCGGCCTCTGTCGTTGATGCTGTTCAAGCGGTTGAAGTCTCCGGCATCACAAACCGGGACGACCTCTACTGGACGCTGCATGCGGTTTTTGTCCGCAAGCGCGAACACCGGATCCTTTTTGACGAGGCCTTTCGGATCTACTGGCAAAGCCGCGGCTTAATCGAAAAAATGCTGGCAATCCTGTCCCCTGTTGCCCCACCGCGCGGCGCACCAGAAAAACCGAAGGCTGGCCAAACGCGCGTGGCACAAGCGTTTCAGGCCAACAAGGAGCGGGTCTCGGAAGAAACCCGCCCGGAAATTGAAGTCGACGCCAAATTTACGGTCTCTGGCAAGGAACTTCTGCAGTCCAAAGATTTTGCTCAGATGACGGCTGAAGAGATTGTTGAAGCCAAAAAAGCGCTGGCTGGCATGGCCCTCTCGATGGACAAGATCCGGCTCCGCCGCCTAGTGCCTGCGCACAATGGCAAAGTCGATCCGCGCCGCACCTTACGTGCTTCCATGCGCGCCGGTGGAGACATCATTGATCTGAAGTTCCGCCAACCGGCCGAAAAACGTCCGCCATTGGTCGCAGTCTGCGATATCTCTGGCTCCATGAGCCAGTATTCGCGGCTCTTGCTGCATTTTCTGCATGCGATGACCGCAGAACGCCGGGATGTGCACACGTTCCTGTTCGGCACACGCCTCAGCAATGTCACCCGCCAGCTCCGCATGAAGGATCCGGACGAAGCGCTGGAGGCTTGTTCTGAAGGTGTTGAGGATTGGTCCGGCGGCACGCGGATCGCGTCAGCCCTTCATGACTTCAACCGCCATTGGTCCCGCCGTGTGCTTTCCGGCAAACCGACCGTGCTTTTGATCACCGACGGTCTGGAGCGGGATTCTGATGAAGATCTCGCTCGCGAAATGGACCGGCTGCACCGCTCCTGCCGGCGTCTGATTTGGCTTAATCCCCTACTCCGCTTCGAAGGGTTTCAAGCAAAAGCCAAGGGAATCCGGGCGATGCTGCCCCATGTTGACGAGTTCCGAGCCGTGCACAGTCTGGATGCTGTCGCCGATCTGGTCAGCGCGCTGTCTGGAAAACAATCCGATCAGGCAGCGTCCAATCCAAGAGCCTGGCTGAAAAAGTAA
- a CDS encoding MoxR family ATPase: protein MPQTALPATIDETLKLMDEAGYVADRSLATVLHLALKMKRPLFLEGEAGVGKTEIAKVLSSTLGRDLIRLQCYEGLDIASAVYEWNYPAQMVEIRVAEASGDTDHSELSKSIFDEKFLIKRPVLQALESSAGGAPVFLIDELDRADEAFEAFLLEVLADNQVSIPELGTVKADEPPIVIITTNRTREIHDALKRRCLYHWVDYPDAERELEIVRRKVPGASERLAGEVVDFVQKLRAEEDLFKQPGVAETLDWATALSELNEIALDPDMASDTLGVLLKYQDDIERVRGSKVRQMIDEIRKDEPRPQSMPAL, encoded by the coding sequence ATGCCACAAACCGCCCTTCCAGCGACCATCGATGAGACGCTCAAGTTGATGGATGAGGCTGGCTATGTGGCCGACCGCTCGCTGGCCACAGTTCTGCACCTCGCACTGAAGATGAAACGCCCCCTGTTTCTGGAAGGTGAAGCCGGCGTCGGCAAAACCGAGATCGCAAAAGTTCTGTCGTCCACTTTAGGCCGCGATCTGATCCGCCTTCAGTGTTACGAAGGTCTCGACATTGCCTCAGCCGTTTACGAGTGGAACTATCCGGCACAAATGGTGGAAATCCGTGTAGCCGAAGCATCTGGCGACACGGATCATTCCGAACTCTCCAAATCGATCTTTGATGAGAAATTCCTGATCAAACGGCCGGTTCTGCAAGCCCTGGAATCTTCTGCAGGCGGCGCACCAGTTTTCCTGATCGATGAACTCGACCGGGCCGATGAAGCCTTTGAAGCCTTTTTGCTGGAAGTCTTGGCCGACAACCAGGTATCCATTCCAGAGCTGGGGACAGTGAAAGCGGATGAACCGCCGATTGTCATCATCACCACAAACCGCACCCGCGAAATACACGACGCGCTCAAGCGCCGCTGCCTCTATCACTGGGTGGATTATCCAGACGCCGAACGTGAGCTGGAAATCGTCCGCCGCAAAGTACCGGGCGCTTCTGAACGGTTGGCCGGAGAAGTGGTGGACTTTGTCCAGAAGCTGCGTGCGGAAGAAGACCTCTTCAAGCAGCCGGGGGTTGCCGAAACCCTCGACTGGGCCACCGCACTGTCGGAGCTCAATGAAATCGCGCTCGATCCGGATATGGCGTCCGACACGCTCGGTGTTCTGTTGAAATATCAGGACGATATCGAACGGGTGCGTGGCTCCAAGGTGCGGCAGATGATCGACGAGATCCGCAAGGACGAGCCCCGTCCGCAATCCATGCCAGCGCTCTGA
- the ftrA gene encoding transcriptional regulator FtrA, with amino-acid sequence MPNTTSANSSAHQIQNRNVAVLAYDGLCLFEFGVCCEIFGLKRPEMGNDWYSFAVTCLEPGRPLRASNGVTVAVDGGIDLLETAGTILIPGWSGVSDPVPEDLIEVLRRAHEKGARLLTICSGVFVLAACGLLDGHKVTTHWRYFDALSAKYPDLITVPNVLYTDNGQILTSAGSAAGIDLCLHLIRRDFGPAAANSVAKRLVVPPHREGGQAQFVDHSVPPPSEASRLSPLFEQIRTNLADTHTIKSLAQKVGMSERTFLRRFESATGTTPARWLTGLRVQKAKDLLEESLLSIDQIAEQTGFGTAATLRHHFREILGTAPTTYRRLFQSTSFQA; translated from the coding sequence ATGCCAAATACCACATCAGCCAACTCTTCCGCTCACCAAATTCAGAACCGCAATGTCGCAGTGCTGGCCTATGACGGCCTCTGCCTGTTCGAATTCGGGGTTTGCTGCGAGATCTTCGGTCTTAAACGTCCTGAGATGGGCAACGACTGGTATTCCTTTGCTGTCACCTGCCTGGAACCTGGAAGGCCTTTACGCGCCTCAAATGGCGTGACGGTTGCCGTCGACGGAGGGATTGATCTTCTGGAGACCGCCGGAACGATTCTCATTCCAGGCTGGTCCGGAGTGTCGGATCCGGTACCGGAAGACCTCATCGAGGTCCTCCGCCGCGCTCATGAAAAGGGCGCCCGCCTTTTGACCATCTGCTCCGGCGTCTTTGTGCTGGCAGCTTGCGGATTGCTGGACGGCCACAAGGTCACCACCCACTGGCGATATTTCGACGCCCTATCGGCCAAGTACCCCGATTTAATCACTGTTCCGAATGTGCTTTACACAGACAATGGCCAGATCCTGACGTCCGCCGGCAGCGCCGCAGGAATTGACCTTTGCCTGCATCTGATCCGCCGCGATTTTGGGCCTGCCGCCGCCAATTCCGTCGCCAAACGCCTCGTCGTGCCGCCCCACCGTGAAGGCGGGCAAGCGCAATTTGTTGATCACAGCGTGCCCCCACCTTCAGAAGCCAGCCGCCTCAGCCCGCTGTTTGAGCAAATCCGGACCAATCTGGCTGATACTCACACGATCAAATCCCTGGCCCAAAAGGTAGGTATGAGTGAACGCACCTTTTTGCGACGGTTTGAAAGCGCCACCGGGACGACGCCAGCCCGCTGGCTGACCGGTTTGCGGGTGCAAAAGGCAAAGGATCTTTTGGAAGAAAGCCTTTTGTCCATCGATCAGATCGCAGAACAAACCGGCTTCGGCACAGCGGCCACCCTACGCCACCATTTCCGCGAAATATTGGGTACAGCTCCCACCACCTACCGGCGCCTGTTCCAAAGTACCAGCTTTCAGGCCTAG
- a CDS encoding rhodanese-like domain-containing protein, whose product MSFVTDIPPAASEAAVEHFSGRLSFETDCADVADAFETGAADFVLLHVVGSAQAFAKRHIPGAIHLPHRNISEERMREWPEETVFVAYCAGPHCNGADRAALKLANLGRPVKIMIGGITGWEDEGFAFASGSETLAAE is encoded by the coding sequence ATGAGTTTTGTCACCGATATCCCACCTGCGGCATCTGAAGCGGCTGTTGAACATTTTTCCGGCCGCCTCAGTTTCGAAACGGATTGTGCCGATGTTGCCGATGCCTTTGAGACTGGTGCCGCTGATTTTGTGCTGCTTCATGTGGTTGGCTCCGCACAGGCCTTCGCAAAGCGTCATATCCCCGGTGCCATACATCTGCCACACCGGAACATCTCTGAAGAACGGATGCGGGAGTGGCCGGAGGAGACGGTGTTTGTCGCCTATTGCGCCGGTCCGCATTGCAATGGGGCAGATCGCGCGGCCTTAAAGCTGGCAAATCTAGGCCGTCCGGTGAAAATCATGATTGGTGGGATAACCGGTTGGGAAGATGAAGGCTTTGCGTTTGCCTCCGGATCGGAAACTCTGGCTGCCGAGTAA
- a CDS encoding cytochrome c encodes MALILAGVCASGICTPVLAADGAYPSDPASLASGLELAEIHCATCHAVTKTDTSAKADAPAFRDLSSRYPLENLEESLAEGIVTAHENMPEVAFEPGDIDVFLGYLSSIQAN; translated from the coding sequence ATGGCACTCATCTTGGCCGGCGTGTGTGCGTCTGGCATCTGTACACCGGTTTTGGCGGCCGATGGCGCTTATCCAAGTGATCCGGCCAGCCTGGCAAGCGGCCTAGAATTGGCCGAAATCCACTGTGCCACATGCCATGCGGTGACGAAGACAGACACAAGCGCAAAAGCCGATGCTCCTGCCTTCCGAGACCTATCAAGCCGTTATCCCCTGGAAAACTTGGAAGAGAGTCTGGCCGAAGGAATCGTGACAGCCCACGAAAATATGCCCGAAGTTGCGTTTGAACCGGGTGACATTGATGTGTTTTTGGGGTATCTCAGCTCGATCCAAGCAAACTGA
- a CDS encoding usg protein, producing MTVSSNFERRLLGYGLLTAEILYRLPDHPILLQSFLWQTEDLAPKFPELNRFLTFWEREIDGQIHTVRVAHQNLIEPAEFRYADGEIVMH from the coding sequence ATGACAGTCAGTTCAAACTTCGAAAGGCGGTTGCTCGGCTATGGGCTGCTTACTGCAGAAATACTCTACCGGCTGCCAGATCATCCGATCCTGTTGCAGAGCTTTCTGTGGCAGACCGAAGACTTGGCGCCGAAATTTCCCGAACTCAACCGGTTTTTGACTTTCTGGGAACGGGAAATTGACGGGCAGATACATACGGTCCGTGTGGCTCATCAGAACCTGATTGAACCCGCCGAATTCCGCTATGCTGATGGTGAAATCGTAATGCACTGA
- a CDS encoding tRNA1(Val) (adenine(37)-N6)-methyltransferase has protein sequence MSEASPRPLAGNAPETTRDAFLGGQVYVHQPKRGRHRAGLDAVYLAAALPDGLDGHVVDLGAGVGTAGFCAAARLPDISVTLVELDHAVLDLARDGLKDPANAAFANRVTILEADITAKGSVRHSAGLTSNLADHVIMNPPYYEVDRFRASPKAARAGAHMLDERGLEPWAKTASDIVKDGGTLTIVFRADGLNELLSVLEGRFGAIDVIPLHPRPDAAATRILVRAVRASKAPLQLLPGVTLHEGTGNEFTQLAKTVLRDGQGLGHRLRR, from the coding sequence ATGTCCGAAGCCTCCCCCCGCCCCCTGGCCGGCAACGCCCCCGAAACCACACGCGATGCGTTCCTTGGCGGTCAGGTCTATGTCCACCAGCCCAAACGTGGGCGCCATCGGGCCGGACTGGATGCGGTCTATCTGGCAGCAGCCCTCCCGGATGGGCTTGATGGACATGTTGTTGATCTTGGGGCTGGGGTTGGCACCGCCGGATTTTGTGCAGCAGCCCGCCTTCCCGACATTTCCGTGACGTTGGTGGAGCTGGACCACGCGGTTCTCGACCTTGCCCGCGACGGCTTGAAAGACCCGGCCAATGCTGCTTTTGCCAACCGGGTAACTATTCTGGAAGCAGACATCACCGCCAAGGGCAGCGTGCGTCACAGCGCCGGTCTGACATCCAATTTGGCAGATCATGTGATCATGAACCCACCCTATTATGAAGTGGACCGGTTCCGCGCCTCTCCGAAAGCAGCAAGAGCCGGCGCCCATATGCTTGATGAACGGGGACTTGAACCCTGGGCAAAGACCGCATCAGACATCGTCAAAGACGGCGGCACCCTGACCATTGTTTTCCGCGCCGATGGCTTGAATGAGTTGCTCAGCGTTCTTGAAGGGCGTTTCGGCGCGATTGACGTGATCCCCCTACACCCGCGGCCGGATGCCGCTGCAACAAGAATTCTGGTCCGCGCCGTACGCGCCAGCAAGGCTCCCTTGCAATTGCTCCCGGGCGTGACCCTTCATGAGGGAACCGGTAACGAGTTCACGCAACTCGCGAAAACAGTGTTGCGCGACGGCCAGGGGCTAGGTCACCGGCTCCGCCGGTAA
- a CDS encoding DUF2007 domain-containing protein, translating into MEELVRTNDPVLISFLESLLKDAGIKHFVADGNMSILEGSLAMIPRRVLVDSDQIEKARMLVRDAGLAHELRLDGGQF; encoded by the coding sequence ATGGAAGAACTTGTTAGAACAAATGATCCGGTCCTGATTTCCTTTCTGGAATCGCTGTTAAAGGACGCCGGCATCAAGCATTTTGTCGCAGATGGCAATATGAGCATTTTGGAAGGCTCGCTTGCTATGATTCCGCGCCGTGTGCTCGTGGATAGCGATCAAATCGAAAAAGCCCGCATGCTGGTCCGCGACGCTGGCCTTGCCCATGAACTGCGCCTCGATGGCGGACAGTTCTGA
- a CDS encoding polyprenyl synthetase family protein, translating into MAVVATLSDSQTPRASIQPLVDLVAPGMADVNELILSKAGSNVDLIPEIAKHLISSGGKRLRPMLTLACADMFGYQGKGHVILAASVEFMHTATLLHDDVVDESDMRRGKLAARKLWGNQASVLVGDYLLGQAFKMMVDTGSLEALRILSEASAIIAEGEVLQLGAAKNIETSEADYLRVIEAKTAALFAAAAEVGPEIAGQGETMKKAARTYGLELGYAFQMVDDALDYGGSSADLGKDVGDDFREGKITLPVVLAVSRGSDEDRSFWKRCMEGDDVSDGDLAQAIELLKKYDAIADTVQRARTYGDNALKALEVLPSGAHTDALADAVAFCISRVS; encoded by the coding sequence GTGGCCGTGGTCGCAACCTTGTCTGACAGTCAAACGCCCCGTGCGAGTATCCAGCCCCTTGTGGACCTGGTGGCGCCCGGTATGGCGGACGTGAATGAACTGATCCTTTCCAAGGCCGGATCCAATGTGGATCTTATTCCAGAAATCGCCAAACATCTGATTTCCTCTGGTGGTAAACGCTTGCGGCCGATGCTGACGCTCGCATGCGCCGATATGTTTGGCTACCAGGGCAAAGGCCATGTGATTCTGGCGGCCAGTGTGGAATTCATGCATACGGCAACGCTCCTTCACGACGATGTCGTTGATGAAAGCGACATGCGCCGGGGCAAACTGGCTGCCCGCAAGCTCTGGGGCAACCAAGCGAGCGTTTTGGTCGGTGACTATCTGCTCGGCCAAGCCTTCAAGATGATGGTCGATACCGGGTCTCTGGAAGCGCTGCGCATCTTGTCCGAAGCCTCCGCAATCATTGCTGAAGGCGAAGTTTTGCAGCTCGGTGCTGCCAAAAACATCGAGACCAGCGAAGCAGATTACCTGCGGGTGATTGAGGCCAAGACGGCAGCGCTGTTTGCAGCAGCTGCCGAAGTTGGGCCGGAAATCGCCGGGCAGGGTGAGACCATGAAAAAGGCAGCTCGGACTTACGGTCTCGAGCTCGGATATGCCTTCCAGATGGTGGATGACGCGCTCGATTACGGCGGATCGTCGGCGGATCTTGGCAAGGATGTTGGCGACGACTTCCGCGAAGGCAAGATCACTTTGCCGGTTGTTCTCGCTGTGTCGCGCGGTTCAGACGAAGATCGGTCCTTCTGGAAGCGCTGCATGGAAGGTGACGATGTCTCCGACGGTGATCTCGCACAGGCCATCGAACTTCTGAAGAAATACGATGCGATTGCCGACACCGTTCAGCGGGCGCGGACTTATGGCGACAACGCTCTAAAGGCCTTGGAAGTCTTGCCGTCGGGAGCACACACAGACGCGCTGGCCGATGCGGTGGCTTTCTGTATCTCTCGTGTCAGCTGA
- a CDS encoding 4-(cytidine 5'-diphospho)-2-C-methyl-D-erythritol kinase: MAYSPQSSVRAELARAKVNLALHITGQRSDGFHLLDSLAVFPQIGDRIAIEPADTLELIVDGPFARDLEGGTENNLVLKSLNGFAESAGIVVPKVKITLTKRLPVASGIGGGSSDAATTLRLLEDITGHYLAEDELHKLATSLGADVPVCLEPEPQFMRGIGEDLSPGPSLPACGIVLVNPKVGVETPAVFKALEHRKNPPLPKAPAEFDDLAALTHYLESSRNDLQVPALSVCPEIADVLTALDADSRVVFTRMSGSGATCFGLCENTDTRSIEMDLRSAHPNWWVASGPLR, from the coding sequence ATGGCGTACTCACCGCAATCATCTGTCCGGGCAGAACTTGCCCGGGCCAAAGTCAATCTCGCCCTGCATATCACCGGGCAGAGAAGTGATGGTTTTCATCTCTTAGATTCGCTTGCGGTTTTCCCCCAAATCGGCGACCGCATTGCGATCGAGCCCGCTGACACATTGGAGCTCATCGTCGACGGCCCCTTCGCGCGTGATCTTGAGGGCGGCACCGAAAACAACTTGGTCCTCAAATCCCTGAATGGATTTGCGGAATCAGCGGGCATCGTCGTCCCGAAGGTGAAAATAACGCTGACAAAACGCTTGCCGGTCGCCTCCGGAATCGGCGGCGGTTCGAGCGATGCCGCAACGACCCTCCGTCTTCTGGAAGATATCACCGGCCACTATCTGGCCGAGGATGAACTCCACAAGCTTGCCACATCACTCGGGGCGGACGTGCCGGTCTGCTTGGAACCCGAACCGCAATTCATGCGCGGAATTGGTGAAGATCTTTCGCCGGGACCTAGTCTTCCCGCCTGCGGCATTGTTCTGGTCAATCCGAAAGTCGGCGTCGAAACGCCGGCAGTGTTCAAGGCACTTGAACACCGGAAAAACCCTCCATTACCCAAAGCGCCCGCCGAATTCGACGATCTCGCCGCTTTGACCCATTATCTGGAAAGCAGCCGGAACGATCTGCAAGTGCCAGCCTTGTCCGTGTGTCCAGAAATTGCGGATGTTCTGACCGCTTTGGACGCAGACAGCCGTGTGGTCTTCACCCGCATGTCCGGTTCAGGCGCAACGTGTTTTGGGCTTTGTGAGAATACTGACACACGGTCTATCGAGATGGATTTGCGCTCCGCACATCCAAATTGGTGGGTTGCATCTGGCCCTTTGAGATAA
- a CDS encoding tetratricopeptide repeat protein — protein sequence MTQLTGAVSKTGRKPFKLKLLALAGAALLLPAAVSAETNAQDSTAAIFGTPPDLPFTLSGSYLAGRLAGFQKDFAQAAAFYEETLAADPSNAMLLERTFLLKLANGDVEDAIRYASDLDQAVQRNFLAQLVLGAKEVRDGNYDAAAALLAEARNGPLAQLSVGIARAWAFYGAGKIDEAKAAIDGLKGPEWFDVFKETHKAHLLFAAGQNKEALAAIEEAYKMDQGAIRVVDAHARLLAANGRQKDAIKAIDQFDHQFRGHPQLDRTREVIESGAVIPPMVSDPAVGMAEILYGLGAVIGRDGGEELSTSYLQLALYLDPTAEFAAVALGNVFERMEQPERAISALMMVPDDGVLKREAEIQVGLNFNALDKLDEARSHLSALIKDDPSDLEAGIALGNILRAHEIYDDAEEVYTSSLDTIDKLERQHWLLLYFRGISRERLNKWDLAEADFRNALELEKDQPLVLNYLGYSLVDQGLKLDEALNMIKTAVELRPTDGYIVDSLGWVYYRLGRYEEAVVELERAIELRPADPVINDHLGDAYWMVGRKNEARFQWNHARDLGPEEKELPKILDKIANGLTEPSGTDAAKAATDQNGG from the coding sequence ATGACACAGTTGACCGGCGCCGTTTCCAAAACAGGCCGCAAGCCGTTCAAATTGAAACTTCTGGCTCTTGCGGGCGCCGCCTTGCTCCTACCGGCTGCCGTTTCTGCAGAGACAAATGCACAAGACAGCACTGCCGCGATCTTTGGAACCCCGCCAGATCTACCGTTCACACTCTCAGGAAGCTATTTGGCCGGCCGCCTCGCCGGATTTCAAAAAGACTTCGCACAAGCTGCTGCTTTTTATGAAGAAACGCTCGCAGCAGACCCCTCAAACGCCATGTTGCTGGAACGGACTTTCCTTCTAAAACTAGCCAATGGGGATGTGGAAGATGCAATCCGCTATGCCAGCGACCTGGATCAGGCGGTTCAACGGAATTTCCTGGCACAACTGGTTCTAGGCGCCAAGGAAGTCCGTGATGGCAATTATGATGCCGCTGCCGCATTGCTGGCTGAGGCAAGAAACGGTCCGCTCGCACAATTGTCGGTCGGAATTGCCCGTGCCTGGGCCTTTTACGGGGCTGGCAAAATCGATGAGGCCAAAGCCGCCATCGACGGCTTGAAAGGCCCTGAATGGTTCGACGTTTTCAAAGAAACCCATAAAGCACATTTGCTGTTTGCCGCCGGTCAAAACAAAGAAGCGCTCGCCGCAATCGAAGAAGCTTACAAGATGGATCAGGGCGCGATCCGCGTGGTTGATGCCCATGCCCGGCTTTTGGCTGCAAATGGTCGGCAAAAAGACGCCATCAAAGCCATCGATCAATTTGATCATCAATTCCGCGGCCATCCTCAGCTGGACCGGACCCGCGAAGTGATTGAAAGCGGTGCAGTCATTCCGCCGATGGTCAGCGATCCGGCAGTTGGCATGGCTGAAATTCTCTATGGACTAGGGGCCGTAATCGGCCGGGATGGCGGTGAAGAACTGTCGACCTCTTATCTGCAGCTCGCGCTGTACCTCGACCCTACGGCAGAATTTGCAGCCGTCGCACTCGGCAATGTGTTTGAACGCATGGAACAGCCCGAGCGCGCGATCTCAGCTTTGATGATGGTGCCGGATGACGGTGTCTTAAAACGGGAAGCAGAAATTCAAGTTGGACTGAATTTCAACGCCTTGGACAAGCTGGATGAAGCGCGTTCTCACCTTTCCGCCCTCATCAAAGACGACCCTTCCGATCTGGAAGCCGGAATCGCGCTCGGCAACATTTTACGGGCCCACGAAATCTACGATGACGCTGAAGAGGTCTATACCAGTTCTCTGGATACAATCGATAAGTTGGAGCGACAGCACTGGTTGCTGCTCTATTTCCGCGGCATCAGCCGCGAGCGGCTGAACAAATGGGACCTGGCGGAGGCCGATTTCCGAAATGCGCTAGAGCTGGAAAAAGATCAACCGCTGGTGCTCAATTATCTCGGCTATTCCCTGGTGGATCAGGGACTTAAACTCGACGAAGCGCTGAACATGATCAAAACCGCTGTCGAATTACGCCCAACAGACGGCTATATCGTCGACAGTCTCGGTTGGGTGTACTACCGGCTTGGACGGTATGAAGAGGCGGTTGTTGAACTGGAACGCGCCATTGAACTGCGTCCCGCAGATCCAGTGATCAACGACCACCTTGGCGACGCTTACTGGATGGTTGGCCGCAAAAATGAAGCACGGTTCCAATGGAATCACGCCCGTGACCTAGGTCCGGAAGAAAAAGAACTTCCGAAGATCCTGGACAAGATCGCCAATGGTTTGACGGAACCGTCCGGCACGGATGCAGCCAAAGCCGCGACCGACCAAAACGGCGGTTAA